GTCGGTGGCCTCCTCGATCGCCCTGGTCATCGGCACCGCCGTGTCCACCGTGGTCCTCATGGTGGTCGGCGAGCTGGTCCCCAAGAACTGGGCGATCTCACAGCCGCTCGCCGTCGCCAAGGTCGTGGCGACACCGCAGCGCGTGTTCACGGCCGCCTTCAAGCCGCTGATCAGCCACCTCAACAACACGGCCAACCGGATCCTGCGCCGCCTGGGCATGGAGCCCACCGAGGAGCTCGCCTCCGCGCGCTCTCCCCAGGAGCTGGTGGCGCTCGCGCGCCACTCGGCGAAGGAGGGCGCCCTGGAGCCCGACACGGCCGAACTGTTCGTTCGCACTCTGAACCTCGCGGAGCTCACCGCCGAGAACGTGATGACGCCGCGCGTCCAGGTGACCGCCCTGGAGGTGCAGGCCACCGCCGAGGACGTCGCGAACGCCACGCGCGCCACCGGCCTCTCCCGCTTCCCCGTCTACCGGGGCAACCTGGACACCGTCGTGGGCATCGCGCACATCAAGGACGTGCTCGCCATACCCGCCGACGAGCGGCGGCTGCGCCGCGTCGGCGACATCGCGCGCGAGCCGCTGCTCGTGCCCGAGACGCTGACCGTGGACAAGCTGCTCGACCGGCTGTCCGGGAAGCAGACGATGGCCGTCGTCATCGACGAGTACGGCGGCACCGCAGGCGTCGCGACGCTGGAGGACATCGTCGAGGAGGTCGTCGGCGAGGTGCGCGACGAGCACGACCCGCACGAGACCCCCGACCTGGCCCGGGCCGGCGAGGACGAGGACGGCCGCCTGCTGTGGTCGGCCGACGGAGCCGCTCGCACCGACCAGCTGGAACGCATCGGCCTGAAGGTGCCGGACGGACCGTACGAGACCCTCGCCGGCGTCCTCGCGACCGAGCTGGGCCGGATCCCGGCCGTCGGCGACACCGTCGAACTGGGCGGCTGGCGCCTCGACGTCGTCGACGCCTCCGGGCGCCGCGCCGCGCGCGTCCTCCTGCACGCGCCGCTCCCCCAGCACGACGACGAGACCGGGGAGGCGCACCGATGACCGCGATCCAGTTGCTGATCGGCTTCCTCACGCTGGTCGTGAACGCCTTCTTCGTCGGCGCCGAGTTCGCCCTGATCTCGGTACGGCGCAGCCAGATCGAGCCCCTCGCGGAGGCCGGCGACCGCCGGGCCCGCAGCGTCGTCTGGGGTCTGGAACACGTCTCCGCGCTGCTCGCGGCGGCTCAGCTCGGCATCACGCTGTGCACCCTGGTGCTCGGCATCGTGGCCGAGCCGGCCATCGCGCACCTGCTGGAGCCCGTCTTCGACGCCGTCGGCGTGCCGCACGGCCTGGTCCACCCGATCTCGTTCGTGATCGCGCTGGCCGTGGCCACGTATCTGCACATGCTCCTCGGCGAGATGGTGCCGAAGAACATCGCGCTCGCGGAGCCGACCAGGACCGCCCTGCTCCTCGGTCCGCCGCTGGTGACGCTGGCGCGCGCGCTGCGCCCGGTGATCTTCACCATCAACGCCTTCGCGAACACGCTGCTGAAGCTGCTGCGGGTGGAGGCGAAGAACGAGGTGGCGGCGAC
The Streptomyces roseofulvus genome window above contains:
- a CDS encoding hemolysin family protein, producing MTEVLLLLVALLLALACGAFVAAEFSLTTVERGELEAAVRRGERGAAGALKAVRSLTFQLSGAQLGITVTNLVVGMLSEPSIAKLIQGPVEALGLSPSVASSIALVIGTAVSTVVLMVVGELVPKNWAISQPLAVAKVVATPQRVFTAAFKPLISHLNNTANRILRRLGMEPTEELASARSPQELVALARHSAKEGALEPDTAELFVRTLNLAELTAENVMTPRVQVTALEVQATAEDVANATRATGLSRFPVYRGNLDTVVGIAHIKDVLAIPADERRLRRVGDIAREPLLVPETLTVDKLLDRLSGKQTMAVVIDEYGGTAGVATLEDIVEEVVGEVRDEHDPHETPDLARAGEDEDGRLLWSADGAARTDQLERIGLKVPDGPYETLAGVLATELGRIPAVGDTVELGGWRLDVVDASGRRAARVLLHAPLPQHDDETGEAHR
- a CDS encoding hemolysin family protein yields the protein MTAIQLLIGFLTLVVNAFFVGAEFALISVRRSQIEPLAEAGDRRARSVVWGLEHVSALLAAAQLGITLCTLVLGIVAEPAIAHLLEPVFDAVGVPHGLVHPISFVIALAVATYLHMLLGEMVPKNIALAEPTRTALLLGPPLVTLARALRPVIFTINAFANTLLKLLRVEAKNEVAATFSDDELARMVTDASDAGLLDDRATERLHDALELGRRPVRDVVMPVEKVMYAQVGTTPEQLEALSAESGFSRFPVVDSDRRILGYLHVKDALDITPRDLPLPVSALRPIARVRAATPMDDVLTAMRRSRTHLAAVLDEDGKLAGLVTMEDVLRELVGRPAAP